From Phaeodactylum tricornutum CCAP 1055/1 chromosome 23, whole genome shotgun sequence, one genomic window encodes:
- a CDS encoding predicted protein yields the protein MTMVATCPGLRQLHLLLAFLCLGIAEASYSVDLRSGEKDCFLIRVPDDRPSIISGNFDLLEDERDIELNAWLEEFSKHSSVWRSQSGAIEDDFSVTVAPKGIYALCFNAIEEDEEYEGDSISVGFNIRLQGLPRALEPEQEGPDARRAFDLVESAGMIQNDWQNLLDHFDFLRKREAVHTTMTEQILSRVMSWTLIEAALVILMATAQGDLAKSCDNARELRFPEKNVFIWVKPDISRLSNKTPDRG from the exons ATGACCATGGTGGCAACATGTCCTGGTTTACGCCAGCTTCACCTCCTTCTAGCTTTCCTGTGTTTAGGAATAGCCGAAGCTTCTTATTCGGTGGATCTTAGAAGTGGTGAGAAAGACTGTTTTTTAATACGAGTACCCGATGATCGGCCCTCTATTATCAG TGGAAATTTTgatcttttggaagatgaaCGTGATATTGAGTTGAACGCTTGGCTAGAAGAGTTTAGCAAGCACTCGTCAGTCTGGCGATCACAATCCGGAGCAATTGAAGATGACTTTTCCGTCACGGTGGCCCCCAAAGGGATTTACGCCTTGTGCTTTAATGCGATtgaggaagatgaagaataCGAAGGCGACAGCATTTCTGTAGGCTTCAACATTCGTCTGCAGGGACTTCCTCGAGCTCTAGAGCCGGAACAGGAAGGACCTGATGCAAGGCGTGCTTTTGACTTAGTCGAATCAGCAGGTATGATCCAGAATGATTGGCAAAATTTGTTAGATCATTTCGACTTTTTGCGGAAAAGGGAGGCAGTGCACACGACCATGACTGAACAGATCCTCAGCCGTGTGATGAGTTGGACCTTGATCGAAGCTGCTTTGGTGATTCTAATGGCGACTGCTCAA GGTGATCTAGCCAAGTCTTGTGACAATGCTCGAGAATTGCGGTTCCCCGAGAAGAACGTTTTCATCTGGGTCAAACCTGATATTTCTCGTCTGTCGAATAAGACGCCGGATCGTGGCTGA
- a CDS encoding predicted protein — protein MLYHRLLQPDSGIIDGSVCSLSELEESLTLHLMWRLQFTLFLELLHLTTPAYLSLNLYSQALTIPRHRRAVESNASRNVRLTTGLSLKGSEGTAKEVAIYQGKVIRVAAKKFELDGSKPSSKYYTTRKKARERLFVSEDGVINDYNHYRTTALKSSGDRALSILTYDVMNLLRAHQYPVEDGDLGENILVDGVTFDFFEPGRRYQFGEENGVVAEIVEHMMPCANLCKLPYINDERMEPVERIEKCKALLNILNQDVGLRGWYARVVQEGSIAARSAVVRLK, from the coding sequence ATGCTGTATCACCGACTATTACAACCTGATTCCGGCATCATTGACGGCTCCGTatgttcactgtcagagcTTGAGGAGAGCCTCACATTGCATCTGATGTGGCGACTTCAGTTTACCTTGTTTTTGGAACTTTTGCACTTGACCACACCGGCCTACCTGTCTCTCAACTTGTATTCTCAAGCGTTGACGATTCCAAGACATCGGAGAGCCGTTGAGAGCAACGCATCCAGAAATGTGCGCTTGACCACGGGCCTTTCTCTTAAGGGATCTGAAGGGACGGCGAAGGAAGTTGCAATCTACCAAGGAAAAGTCATTCGCGTTGCTGCAAAAAAATTTGAGCTGGACGGATCAAAGCCGTCCTCTAAGTATTACACTACGCGCAAAAAGGCAAGAGAacgtctttttgtttccgaAGACGGGGTAATAAATGACTACAACCATTACCGCACAACAGCGCTCAAGAGTTCAGGCGACCGGGCCTTATCCATCCTAACATACGATGTCATGAACCTTCTAAGAGCTCATCAATATCCAGTGGAGGATGGAGACTTGGGGGAGAACATACTGGTGGATGGGGTCACGTTCGATTTTTTTGAGCCCGGACGAAGATATCAATTTGGTGAAGAAAATGGAGTTGTAGCAGAAATCGTTGAACACATGATGCCGTGCGCAAATCTATGTAAACTTCCCTACATAAACGATGAGAGGATGGAACCAGTAGAGCGAATCGAGAAATGCAAAGCTTTGCTGAATATTCTGAATCAGGATGTTGGTCTTCGAGGCTGGTATGCTCGGGTCGTTCAAGAGGGAAGTATTGCAGCAAGGTCGGCTGTGGTAAGACTGAAGTGA
- a CDS encoding predicted protein, protein MMRGIDIAVIEGPEMVSTRAGDGGNPPELYQMKQYYPGAPGLPENQTLKLLRMSFPGMGVWESYFLPVSEFVPGDVSCRVKPILTMNERMVDPGLISFSPQSVRAWQYNSVSDGLWNPDGKSMKDWYKSMREKGAELVKRYYRFQPQLFERPQK, encoded by the coding sequence ATGATGCGTGGAATAGATATAGCAGTGATCGAAGGACCGGAGATGGTATCCACTAGAGCTGGGGACGGAGGCAATCCTCCGGAGCTGTACCAAATGAAACAGTACTATCCGGGTGCTCCGGGCCTACCCGAAAATCAGACGCTGAAGTTGCTACGCATGAGCTTTCCGGGTATGGGTGTGTGGGAAAGCTATTTCTTGCCCGTCTCAGAGTTCGTGCCAGGCGACGTGTCTTGCAGGGTGAAACCCATCCTCACAATGAACGAAAGGATGGTTGACCCGGGGTTGATATCCTTCAGTCCACAGTCCGTTCGGGCGTGGCAGTACAACAGTGTCAGCGATGGGCTTTGGAATCCTGATGGAAAGTCGATGAAAGACTGGTACAAGTCTATGCGAGAAAAGGGTGCCGAGTTGGTAAAACGATACTATCGATTCCAGCCGCAATTGTTCGAAAGGCCACAGAAGTGA